A genomic segment from Deinococcus sp. YIM 77859 encodes:
- a CDS encoding potassium channel family protein: protein MGFLLWLPGTLLILLALGEALAGAMQSGESPLTRSVHHALHSALRGVSRLTGRRGPLVWSGLTLVIGTFVVWLLLTWLGWTLIFLSRPGALVGASTGTPADPWDVVYFVGYTLSTLGLGDLRAVYTGWRLLTDLTALNGFILITFAITFIVPLAQAQEARRIFALRLHRSGATAQGLVLTAWHDHPKGLQGLLDDVEASLLSLDVQHWNYPALHRFHTALPAEALELALPALDEALHLIEFALDVPPPKRLRVVRASIDSLLDTYRRLRPGLNLAPPPLPDLTPLREAGLPLRPSAEVEARFAALTERRRLLRRMAEGGGFSWSQVER, encoded by the coding sequence GTGGGTTTTCTCCTGTGGCTTCCCGGCACGCTGCTCATTCTGTTGGCGCTGGGAGAAGCCCTGGCTGGTGCCATGCAGTCCGGCGAGAGCCCCTTGACGCGCTCGGTACACCACGCGCTGCATTCCGCGCTGCGGGGAGTTTCGCGCCTTACGGGCCGCCGCGGACCGCTGGTCTGGTCGGGCTTGACCCTGGTGATCGGCACGTTCGTGGTTTGGCTGCTGCTCACCTGGTTGGGGTGGACGCTGATCTTCCTGTCGAGGCCCGGCGCGCTGGTGGGGGCTTCGACCGGCACGCCTGCGGACCCCTGGGACGTGGTGTATTTCGTGGGCTATACCCTCTCCACCCTGGGGTTGGGCGACCTGAGGGCGGTGTACACCGGCTGGCGACTGCTCACGGACCTGACCGCGCTCAACGGCTTTATTCTGATCACGTTTGCGATCACCTTTATCGTGCCGCTCGCGCAGGCCCAAGAGGCCCGGCGCATCTTCGCGCTGCGGCTGCACCGGTCGGGCGCGACGGCACAGGGTCTGGTGCTGACCGCCTGGCATGACCATCCCAAGGGCCTCCAGGGCCTGCTCGACGATGTCGAGGCGAGTCTGCTTTCGCTGGACGTGCAGCACTGGAACTACCCTGCCCTCCACCGCTTTCACACCGCTCTTCCGGCAGAGGCCCTGGAACTCGCGCTGCCCGCCCTCGACGAAGCCCTGCACCTGATCGAGTTTGCGCTGGACGTGCCCCCGCCCAAGCGGCTGCGGGTGGTGCGCGCGTCCATCGACAGCCTCCTGGATACCTACCGCCGCCTGCGGCCGGGGCTCAACCTCGCGCCCCCGCCCCTGCCCGACCTCACGCCGCTGCGCGAAGCCGGGTTGCCGCTCCGCCCCAGCGCAGAGGTCGAGGCCCGCTTTGCCGCCCTGACAGAACGCCGCCGCCTGCTGCGCCGAATGGCCGAGGGTGGCGGCTTTTCCTGGTCTCAGGTGGAGCGCTGA
- a CDS encoding DivIVA domain-containing protein produces MSQHMNPHKHEPLTPLDISQRQFPGRPGGYDRAGVRAFLEQVADQVEALLHERQALLARVEDLERELEERRQAEDEIRRAVVAAERIGHDLRENAARQCELLLSQAQQRREALDREAEARQAELEASHQARMQELEAAFRGRFADLESEYHQLTLERDRAHAERTVYLERAFHERHAELTARLSAVRTEYTQFVSQYRALVQSFAELSARHLPAEEDLSLPATTLPGRPASLALDVPLAGEDSNGLARRDEQSFA; encoded by the coding sequence ATGAGCCAGCACATGAATCCGCACAAGCACGAGCCCCTCACCCCCCTCGACATCAGCCAGCGGCAGTTTCCGGGGCGCCCCGGCGGTTACGACCGCGCGGGCGTACGGGCCTTTTTGGAACAGGTGGCCGACCAGGTCGAAGCGCTGCTGCACGAGCGCCAGGCCCTGCTTGCTCGGGTGGAGGACCTGGAACGCGAGCTTGAAGAGCGCCGCCAGGCAGAAGATGAGATCCGGCGAGCCGTGGTGGCGGCCGAGCGCATCGGGCATGACCTGCGGGAGAACGCGGCTCGGCAGTGCGAACTGCTGCTCTCGCAGGCGCAGCAGCGACGAGAGGCGCTGGACCGCGAGGCGGAGGCCCGGCAAGCCGAACTGGAAGCCAGCCATCAGGCCCGAATGCAGGAACTGGAAGCCGCCTTCCGCGGGCGCTTTGCAGACCTGGAAAGCGAGTACCACCAGCTCACCCTAGAACGCGACCGAGCACACGCCGAGCGGACCGTGTACCTGGAGCGCGCCTTTCATGAGCGCCACGCCGAGCTGACGGCCCGCCTGAGCGCTGTTCGCACCGAGTACACCCAGTTTGTCAGCCAGTACCGCGCCCTGGTGCAGTCCTTTGCCGAACTCAGTGCCCGCCATCTCCCCGCCGAGGAGGACCTGAGCCTGCCGGCCACCACGCTGCCTGGCCGCCCCGCTTCGCTGGCGCTGGATGTCCCGCTGGCCGGAGAGGACTCGAATGGCCTTGCTCGGCGGGACGAACAGTCCTTTGCCTAA
- a CDS encoding helix-turn-helix domain-containing protein, which yields MTLAEQFQTLPKLLKVREVADFTGTHERTVRRWIRDGRLIAVEHPSGLRVPRRSLWRFLGLDFGMSA from the coding sequence GTGACGCTTGCCGAACAGTTCCAGACGCTCCCGAAGCTCCTCAAGGTTCGCGAGGTGGCCGACTTTACCGGAACTCATGAACGAACCGTGCGCCGCTGGATTCGTGATGGCCGCCTGATCGCGGTGGAACACCCCAGCGGGCTGCGGGTGCCCCGGCGTTCGCTGTGGCGCTTCTTGGGCCTCGATTTCGGAATGAGCGCCTAG
- a CDS encoding YggS family pyridoxal phosphate-dependent enzyme, with protein MSLPDVLAGIRAAERAAGRAPGSVRLVAVTKGHSPDEIRTRILAHAALQPGGFPLAESRGQELRDKAAELSAERPEIEWHFIGPLQLNKVKYLRSVRLVHSLEDVRQARALAEAGAKWGHAPAVLLQVHNGEAQKHGIHPQALRSVYAEVVQTGLDVRGLMVMAPEGDADAARRIFRDTAERAHDLGLPELSMGMSGDYPLAVQAGATLVRVGRSLFS; from the coding sequence GTGAGCCTGCCCGACGTCCTTGCGGGCATTCGCGCGGCCGAGCGGGCGGCGGGGCGCGCTCCCGGCAGCGTGCGCCTGGTCGCCGTCACCAAGGGGCACAGCCCGGACGAGATCCGCACCCGTATCCTGGCCCATGCCGCGCTCCAGCCCGGCGGCTTCCCGCTGGCCGAAAGCCGGGGGCAGGAGCTGCGCGACAAGGCGGCCGAACTTTCAGCCGAACGGCCCGAGATCGAATGGCACTTCATCGGGCCGCTGCAGCTGAACAAGGTGAAGTACCTGCGCTCAGTGCGGCTTGTTCACTCGCTGGAGGACGTGCGGCAGGCCCGCGCCCTTGCGGAGGCGGGGGCGAAGTGGGGCCACGCACCCGCCGTGCTGCTGCAGGTGCACAACGGGGAGGCGCAGAAGCACGGCATTCACCCGCAGGCGCTGCGCAGCGTTTACGCTGAAGTGGTGCAGACCGGACTGGACGTGCGGGGGCTGATGGTGATGGCCCCCGAGGGGGACGCGGACGCCGCGCGGCGGATCTTTAGGGACACCGCCGAGCGCGCCCACGACCTCGGCCTCCCGGAACTCAGCATGGGCATGAGCGGCGACTACCCGCTCGCCGTGCAAGCAGGCGCGACCCTGGTGCGCGTCGGAAGGAGCCTTTTTTCATGA
- a CDS encoding cytochrome P450 — translation MALPTFTLPLHDPAFVRDPYPLLAQLREETPAFRDPVLQRVFLTRYGDIAALLRDRRFGRSVLHRYSRDELGWPPPDPRQANFDAFNTNHLLDSEGDKHTRLRSLVGLAFTPRRVESLTARITALLDTQLRQLAAASSFDLVADYAEPLPVTVIAELLGVPESERGQLRPWSAAIVRLYEPTYTPQEQAAAERAVLEFSALLRDLARARRTVPQDDLITALVQVEAEGDRLTEQELIDTCILLLNAGHEASVNGLTAAVLVLLRARTHWEELARAAPHAESLPFFRSALEELLRFDTPLPLFERYVLESLTLHGEPLRPGEKVGLLYASGNRDGRRFEAPDRLDLTRTPNLHLTFGLGTHYCLGAPLARLELALSLRALARAFPQLRLRDPEADPDYVGGFVIRGLRRLDVVPG, via the coding sequence ATGGCCCTCCCCACATTCACGCTGCCCCTTCACGATCCGGCCTTTGTGCGTGACCCGTATCCCCTGCTGGCCCAGCTTCGTGAAGAAACCCCCGCCTTTCGTGATCCGGTGCTTCAACGCGTCTTTTTGACCCGGTATGGGGACATCGCGGCGCTGCTGCGGGACCGCCGCTTTGGCCGCAGCGTGCTTCACCGCTATTCGCGGGATGAGCTGGGCTGGCCGCCCCCTGACCCTCGCCAGGCGAACTTTGACGCCTTTAATACCAACCACCTGCTGGACAGCGAGGGCGACAAGCACACCCGCCTGCGTTCCCTGGTGGGTCTGGCCTTTACGCCCCGGCGGGTGGAGAGCCTCACCGCGCGCATCACGGCGCTGCTGGACACGCAGCTTCGCCAGCTGGCCGCAGCGAGCAGCTTCGATCTGGTGGCCGACTACGCCGAGCCGCTGCCCGTCACGGTGATCGCGGAGCTGCTGGGCGTGCCCGAGTCCGAACGCGGGCAGCTCCGGCCCTGGTCGGCGGCCATCGTGCGCCTGTACGAACCGACGTACACCCCGCAGGAACAGGCCGCCGCCGAACGGGCCGTGCTGGAATTCAGCGCCCTGCTGCGTGACCTCGCGCGGGCGCGGCGTACCGTACCGCAAGACGACCTCATCACGGCCCTGGTACAGGTCGAGGCAGAGGGCGACCGCCTCACCGAGCAGGAGCTGATCGACACCTGCATTCTGCTGCTCAACGCCGGGCACGAGGCGAGTGTGAATGGCCTCACCGCCGCCGTGCTGGTGCTGCTGCGGGCGCGGACGCACTGGGAGGAATTGGCGCGCGCGGCCCCGCACGCGGAGAGCCTGCCATTTTTTCGCAGCGCGCTGGAAGAACTGCTGCGCTTTGACACGCCGCTTCCCCTCTTTGAGCGGTACGTCCTGGAAAGCCTCACCCTGCACGGTGAACCCCTGCGGCCCGGGGAGAAAGTGGGGCTGCTGTACGCGAGCGGCAACCGCGATGGACGCCGCTTCGAGGCCCCTGACCGGCTCGACCTGACCCGAACGCCCAACCTACACCTCACCTTTGGCCTGGGAACGCACTACTGCCTGGGCGCGCCGCTGGCCCGTCTGGAGCTGGCCCTGAGCCTGCGGGCACTGGCACGGGCCTTTCCACAGCTGCGGCTACGTGACCCCGAGGCCGACCCGGACTACGTGGGCGGCTTCGTGATTCGCGGGCTCCGAAGGCTGGACGTGGTGCCGGGGTAA